The following coding sequences are from one Candidatus Binataceae bacterium window:
- a CDS encoding MlaD family protein, giving the protein MGKRANPTMVGAFVLGALAIVIAIVIGLGSSHLFTRQHKFVMFFSSDVNGLSIGAPVKFRGVEVGSVTNILLSLGGLGAGGIQQSAQIRIPVIIQLDSRKLFARGAELDLDDPKQISAAIQLGLRGELKTESMLTGIAFIDLDMHPDTPVKFYLGRNSPYPEIPTVPTPLEQAQTAIIRIMAALEKVDFEALTKSLTQTSTSINDLVKSRQVRETIASLDQAATSLNGTAQSIKKTSDDLNKQVGPAAEDLRKTTASARAALEQAQETLVAVRSVLGPGSPVDYQLTETLEQTSDAARSLRQLTDYLQRNPSSVIRGRYEGDGGQ; this is encoded by the coding sequence ATGGGCAAACGAGCCAATCCAACTATGGTCGGGGCCTTCGTACTGGGCGCCCTCGCAATCGTAATCGCCATCGTCATCGGGCTGGGATCAAGCCACCTGTTCACGCGTCAACATAAGTTCGTCATGTTTTTCAGCAGCGACGTGAACGGCCTCAGCATTGGAGCCCCGGTCAAGTTTCGCGGGGTTGAAGTCGGATCGGTAACCAACATCCTGTTGAGCCTCGGCGGCCTCGGTGCTGGCGGTATTCAGCAGAGCGCGCAGATACGAATCCCGGTTATAATTCAGCTTGACTCGCGAAAACTGTTCGCGCGCGGCGCCGAACTAGATCTAGACGATCCCAAGCAGATCTCCGCTGCCATCCAACTGGGCTTGCGCGGCGAACTTAAGACCGAAAGCATGCTGACCGGGATCGCCTTCATCGACCTCGACATGCATCCCGACACGCCGGTCAAGTTCTACCTTGGGCGCAACTCCCCCTATCCGGAAATTCCGACGGTCCCGACCCCGCTCGAGCAGGCACAGACCGCGATCATCCGGATCATGGCCGCGCTTGAAAAAGTTGACTTCGAAGCGCTGACAAAGAGCCTCACCCAGACCTCAACTTCGATCAACGACCTGGTGAAGTCCCGTCAGGTCCGCGAGACCATCGCATCCCTGGACCAGGCCGCGACCAGCTTGAACGGGACCGCGCAAAGCATCAAAAAAACAAGTGATGACCTGAACAAGCAGGTCGGGCCAGCGGCGGAAGATCTGCGCAAGACCACGGCGTCAGCACGGGCCGCCCTGGAACAGGCCCAGGAGACGCTGGTCGCGGTGCGAAGCGTGCTGGGACCCGGCTCTCCAGTGGACTATCAACTCACCGAAACCCTCGAGCAGACCAGTGATGCCGCCCGCTCGCTGCGCCAGCTGACCGACTACCTGCAGCGCAATCCAAGCTCGGTGATACGCGGCCGCTACGAAGGAGACGGCGGCCAATGA
- a CDS encoding ATP-binding cassette domain-containing protein, with amino-acid sequence MSTNTTRSAVTPGVVGEPHIIVRDLTMAFGDFVLMRNLNFTVKRGDVFVIMGGSGCGKSTLLNHLIGLLEPATGEIFYENFNFTKAPPEARERMLRRFGVLYQGGALWSSMTLAQNVGLPLEEFTDLSPREINAIASIKLALVGLRGFEDYYPSQISGGMQKRAGLARAMALDPEVLFFDEPSAGLDPISSRLLDDLILELRDGLGATVVVVTHELPSIFTIANNSIFLDAETRTMIASGNPKELLAHSPDPKVHRFLTRAAEDEHPGE; translated from the coding sequence GTGAGCACGAACACAACCCGCTCCGCGGTAACCCCTGGGGTAGTGGGCGAGCCGCACATAATCGTGCGGGACCTCACGATGGCATTCGGCGATTTCGTGCTGATGCGCAATCTCAACTTCACGGTGAAGCGGGGCGACGTGTTCGTGATCATGGGCGGCAGCGGCTGCGGCAAGAGCACACTGCTCAATCATCTGATTGGACTGCTGGAACCCGCCACCGGTGAGATTTTCTACGAAAATTTTAACTTCACCAAAGCGCCGCCCGAGGCCCGCGAGCGGATGTTGCGACGGTTTGGCGTGCTCTATCAGGGGGGTGCGCTGTGGAGCTCCATGACGCTGGCGCAAAACGTCGGTCTTCCGCTCGAAGAGTTCACCGATCTGTCGCCCAGGGAGATTAATGCGATCGCCTCGATCAAGCTGGCGCTGGTCGGGCTGCGCGGGTTCGAAGACTATTATCCAAGCCAGATAAGTGGCGGCATGCAGAAGCGTGCCGGGCTGGCGCGCGCCATGGCGCTCGATCCGGAGGTGCTGTTCTTCGATGAACCGTCGGCTGGCCTCGACCCGATTAGCTCGCGCCTGCTTGACGATCTGATCCTGGAATTGCGTGACGGACTCGGGGCGACGGTAGTGGTAGTTACGCACGAACTTCCGAGCATTTTCACCATCGCGAATAACAGCATCTTTCTCGATGCCGAGACACGGACCATGATAGCCAGTGGTAACCCCAAGGAGTTGTTGGCGCATTCGCCGGACCCGAAGGTACATCGCTTCCTGACGCGCGCTGCCGAAGACGAACATCCAGGTGAGTGA
- a CDS encoding ABC transporter permease: MEAEAATEQVTDLSFELSRDSSLIIHLVGSWRMHHGLPSVGRVLHEVNQTKPRSIGFETSRLGAWDSGLLTFVARTTELGRSRNIPVALDGLPEGLVRLVELAEAVPEKKDARVKAQSAPLLQRVGTATINYAEGSEDFLAFLGSVVIAIGRMFKGQARFRNSDLMIEIQDAGVNALGIVALISFLVGTILAFMGAVQLQQFGAQIYVADLVAIGMVREMGAMMTAIIMAGRTGAAYAAALGTMKVTKEIDALTTMGISPMEFLVLPRIVALILMMPLLCVFANVFGVMGGAFVGVAMLKLALSTFLREAWNALTLGNLFGGLFKAMVYGVIVAISGCLRGFQSGSSSSAVGDAATRAVVTGIVWNVVACGIMAFLFNLLGI; encoded by the coding sequence ATGGAAGCTGAAGCAGCCACAGAACAGGTGACGGACCTGAGCTTCGAGCTCTCGCGAGATTCGTCACTGATCATCCACCTCGTCGGAAGCTGGCGGATGCATCACGGGCTTCCATCGGTGGGGCGGGTGCTGCACGAAGTCAATCAGACTAAACCCCGAAGCATTGGGTTCGAGACGAGCCGGCTGGGTGCCTGGGATAGCGGCCTGCTCACGTTTGTGGCTCGCACCACCGAACTGGGCCGATCGCGCAACATTCCCGTCGCCCTTGACGGCCTGCCTGAGGGGCTGGTGCGGCTGGTCGAGCTGGCCGAAGCGGTACCCGAGAAAAAGGACGCGCGGGTAAAGGCGCAATCTGCGCCACTGCTCCAGCGGGTTGGGACCGCGACCATCAACTACGCCGAGGGCAGCGAAGATTTCCTCGCCTTTCTGGGTAGCGTGGTGATCGCGATCGGACGGATGTTCAAAGGCCAGGCCCGCTTTCGGAACAGCGACCTGATGATCGAAATCCAGGACGCCGGCGTCAACGCCCTCGGCATCGTGGCGCTGATCAGCTTCCTGGTTGGAACCATCCTGGCATTCATGGGCGCGGTACAACTCCAGCAATTCGGCGCACAAATCTACGTGGCGGACCTGGTTGCGATAGGCATGGTGCGGGAGATGGGCGCGATGATGACCGCGATCATTATGGCCGGCCGGACCGGGGCCGCCTACGCGGCGGCGCTCGGGACCATGAAGGTAACCAAGGAAATCGACGCGCTCACGACCATGGGAATTTCGCCGATGGAATTTCTGGTGCTGCCGCGCATAGTCGCACTCATCCTGATGATGCCGCTGCTGTGCGTGTTCGCGAATGTCTTTGGGGTGATGGGAGGAGCCTTCGTCGGAGTGGCAATGCTCAAGCTCGCACTGTCGACCTTCTTGCGCGAAGCTTGGAACGCATTGACTCTCGGCAATCTGTTTGGCGGTCTCTTCAAGGCGATGGTCTATGGCGTAATAGTCGCAATCTCGGGATGCCTGCGGGGTTTCCAAAGCGGCAGCAGCTCCTCGGCGGTCGGCGACGCTGCCACCCGGGCGGTGGTGACCGGAATCGTGTGGAACGTCGTTGCCTGCGGCATTATGGCCTTCCTATTCAACCTGCTGGGGATCTGA
- a CDS encoding heavy metal-responsive transcriptional regulator — MTIGRLARRTGVSVDTLRFYERKGLIVQPRRMLSGYRNYSDDVIDRLRFVKDAKGLGFSLREIQELLMLRVKSTRECGPITRKAEAKLSQMMEEIARLQRLRRTLCKMIRDCHGCIDPGRRANRGLICNK; from the coding sequence ATGACCATCGGACGGCTAGCGCGCAGGACAGGTGTCAGCGTCGATACCCTGCGCTTCTACGAGCGCAAAGGCTTGATAGTGCAGCCGCGGCGCATGCTATCCGGCTATCGAAACTACTCGGACGACGTGATTGACCGGCTGCGCTTTGTGAAGGACGCGAAAGGGTTGGGCTTCTCTCTGCGTGAGATCCAGGAACTGCTCATGCTGCGAGTAAAATCGACCCGGGAATGCGGACCCATTACCCGCAAGGCGGAGGCCAAGCTTTCCCAAATGATGGAAGAAATCGCGCGCCTGCAACGGCTGCGGCGCACGCTGTGCAAAATGATCCGCGACTGCCACGGATGCATCGATCCAGGTCGCCGTGCCAACCGAGGACTTATATGCAACAAGTAA
- a CDS encoding glutaredoxin family protein, with product MSLLSQHGIPFVERNIGDDPAAHDELNNAGFRAVPVIQVGDQSVVGFSPVQLRKLLGI from the coding sequence ATGAGCCTTCTCTCGCAGCACGGCATTCCGTTCGTGGAACGGAACATCGGTGACGATCCCGCAGCCCACGACGAGCTTAACAACGCCGGATTCCGCGCCGTCCCGGTAATTCAGGTAGGCGACCAATCGGTGGTCGGGTTCAGTCCGGTCCAACTGCGCAAGCTGCTCGGTATCTGA
- a CDS encoding DUF6285 domain-containing protein, with translation MPLSTPKATILLQAAIKYLEEELMPTLTGYHRFKTRVTANVLNTVRRELELRGAQASAERKRLGALLGHDGEVEELSRELAQKIRDGAVTLVDPKLRTHISQSLHDALAINNPKWFDR, from the coding sequence ATGCCACTAAGTACACCGAAAGCGACCATTCTGCTCCAGGCCGCGATCAAATATCTGGAAGAAGAGTTGATGCCAACCTTGACCGGCTACCATCGATTCAAAACCCGGGTGACCGCGAACGTGCTCAACACGGTTCGGCGCGAGTTGGAACTGCGCGGCGCGCAAGCCTCCGCCGAGCGGAAACGGCTCGGCGCCTTGCTCGGTCACGATGGCGAGGTCGAGGAGCTCAGCCGCGAGCTCGCCCAGAAGATTCGCGACGGCGCGGTCACCCTAGTTGATCCGAAACTGCGCACTCATATCAGCCAATCACTGCACGATGCGCTGGCGATCAACAACCCGAAGTGGTTTGACCGGTAG
- a CDS encoding phosphotransferase family protein: MGNDSTATLLQRAIARHMGAPGTVYDLQQLTGGANRTTWSFDADVGGSRQRLIMQLSAAAPEDVPHPLAEISPHPTAEEGAWLMIAAVKAGVPAPKIRAILETSDGLGPGYITERVDGETLAPKILREATFAPARAKMTQQAGEILARIHSIPLSEVPFLKGQTAEEMIDAQRKVVDFYDLHLPAIEWGLRWAADNVPRQARRTVVHGDFRIGNMIVGENDGIRLVLDWEIGQASDPMQDLGWLCVKTWRFGGKYPVGGFGRREDLFAAYEKAGGQSVDPAHVRFWEAFGSVKWAAGCLRLGMRGVEEMGVERCAIGRRIEEPLWDFYELLEGRD; this comes from the coding sequence ATGGGTAACGATTCCACCGCAACTTTGCTCCAGCGCGCGATAGCGCGTCACATGGGCGCGCCCGGGACCGTTTATGATTTGCAGCAGTTGACCGGAGGCGCGAACCGAACCACCTGGTCGTTTGATGCCGATGTCGGCGGCAGCCGGCAGAGACTGATCATGCAGCTGTCGGCGGCCGCGCCGGAAGATGTTCCGCATCCGCTCGCCGAAATCTCGCCGCATCCGACCGCAGAGGAAGGCGCGTGGCTGATGATCGCGGCGGTGAAGGCCGGCGTGCCCGCGCCCAAGATCCGCGCGATTCTGGAGACCTCGGATGGGCTGGGGCCCGGCTACATAACCGAGCGAGTCGACGGCGAGACCCTGGCGCCCAAAATTCTGCGCGAGGCGACATTCGCGCCGGCGCGCGCGAAAATGACGCAACAGGCGGGAGAGATCCTCGCCCGGATTCACAGCATCCCGCTTTCTGAAGTCCCGTTTCTCAAGGGCCAAACCGCCGAAGAGATGATCGACGCGCAGCGTAAGGTGGTCGACTTCTACGACCTGCATCTCCCGGCGATCGAGTGGGGCCTACGATGGGCGGCGGACAATGTGCCTAGGCAAGCGCGGCGCACGGTAGTGCACGGAGATTTCCGCATCGGCAACATGATCGTGGGCGAGAACGACGGCATCCGGCTGGTTCTGGATTGGGAAATCGGCCAAGCCAGCGATCCGATGCAGGATCTCGGGTGGCTGTGCGTCAAGACCTGGCGCTTTGGCGGCAAGTATCCGGTGGGTGGATTCGGCAGGCGCGAGGATCTGTTCGCGGCTTACGAGAAGGCCGGCGGCCAAAGTGTCGACCCGGCACATGTCCGCTTCTGGGAAGCGTTCGGCAGCGTCAAATGGGCCGCGGGATGCCTTCGCCTGGGCATGCGCGGAGTCGAGGAGATGGGAGTCGAGCGCTGTGCGATCGGAAGACGGATCGAAGAACCACTGTGGGATTTTTACGAACTACTCGAGGGCCGCGATTAG
- a CDS encoding acyl-CoA dehydrogenase family protein, protein MDFEIPADIQAYLKELDAFIEKEIKPLERENDNIRFFDHRREYARTDFERDGLPRHEWEALLVEMRKRADKAGHWRYALPKEYGGKDGTNLGMAIIREYLAAKGLGLHNDLQNESSIVGNLPTVLMFRDFGTEEQKKKFIPGILDGSIRIAFGLTEPNHGSDATWMETRGTRDGDGWRINGAKMWNTGLHVATHDFIFARTSGKDGSPRGITCFIVPTKSEGFKIEEYLWTFNMPTDHPRVSFKDIYVPAGEHLGDPENGLAVAQHFVHENRIRQAASSLGAAQFCINESVKYAKERKPFGKALAVNQAIQWPLVELHTEAEMLRTLIHKTAWQMDRMPKPEVALRISDKVAMCNYRANRLVCNAADRAMQVHGAIGYSRHKPFEHIFRHHRRYRITEGSEEIQMRRVAQYLFGFFKDGRVPAEG, encoded by the coding sequence GTGGATTTCGAAATTCCCGCCGATATCCAGGCCTACCTGAAGGAACTCGACGCCTTCATCGAAAAGGAAATCAAACCGCTTGAGCGCGAGAACGACAACATCCGCTTCTTCGACCACCGCCGCGAGTATGCGCGCACCGATTTCGAGCGCGATGGGCTTCCGCGCCACGAATGGGAAGCGCTCCTGGTCGAGATGCGCAAGCGAGCCGACAAGGCGGGGCATTGGCGCTACGCCTTGCCCAAGGAATACGGGGGCAAGGACGGAACCAACCTTGGAATGGCAATTATCCGCGAATACCTGGCCGCCAAGGGGCTCGGCTTGCACAACGACCTGCAAAACGAAAGCTCCATCGTCGGCAACCTGCCGACGGTACTGATGTTTCGCGACTTCGGCACCGAGGAGCAAAAGAAGAAGTTCATCCCCGGTATTCTGGATGGCTCGATTCGAATCGCTTTCGGACTGACCGAGCCGAATCACGGCTCGGATGCGACCTGGATGGAAACGCGCGGGACTCGCGACGGCGATGGGTGGCGAATCAACGGCGCCAAAATGTGGAACACCGGATTGCACGTGGCAACTCACGACTTCATTTTCGCGCGCACCTCGGGCAAGGACGGGAGTCCGCGCGGCATCACCTGTTTCATCGTTCCGACCAAGAGCGAGGGCTTCAAGATCGAAGAGTATCTGTGGACCTTCAATATGCCGACCGACCATCCGCGCGTGTCGTTCAAGGACATTTACGTGCCCGCGGGCGAGCATCTGGGCGATCCGGAAAACGGACTTGCGGTCGCGCAGCACTTCGTGCATGAAAACCGCATCCGGCAGGCGGCCTCGTCGCTGGGCGCCGCGCAATTTTGCATCAACGAGTCGGTGAAATACGCCAAGGAGCGCAAGCCGTTTGGCAAGGCACTCGCGGTCAACCAGGCGATCCAGTGGCCGCTGGTCGAGCTGCATACCGAAGCCGAGATGCTGCGGACGCTCATCCACAAGACCGCGTGGCAGATGGACCGGATGCCCAAACCCGAGGTGGCGCTCAGAATCTCTGACAAGGTGGCGATGTGCAACTACCGGGCGAACCGGCTGGTGTGTAACGCGGCGGATCGCGCGATGCAGGTTCATGGCGCGATCGGATACTCGCGCCACAAGCCCTTCGAGCACATCTTCCGACATCATCGCCGCTATCGAATTACCGAAGGCTCCGAGGAAATCCAGATGCGGCGGGTGGCGCAGTACCTGTTCGGGTTCTTTAAAGACGGGCGGGTCCCTGCGGAGGGTTGA